GGTACGCCCGAGTACGCGTTGTACGGTTTCGCCGGCTACTATGTGAGCTGCCTGGCGGTAAACTGGTGGTTCTACGCGCGCAAGGGCGCCGAGATTCCGTGCTGACCTGGGGAGGAGGACACGGGTCGACCCGGCTGCGGTCGCGCGTGTGGCGCCTTGGTCGATCGGCCTCGCGCCTGGTGGCTGTGGCTCTCGTGGGGTTCGGTTTGGCCACCCAGGCCGCCGCTCAGGCCGATAGCACCGAATTCAAGTTGTCGGCGGACGTCCGCGTGCGTAGCGAGATGGACGCGCGTACGTCCGGGGCGGCCTCCGATCACGCGACGCTGCTGCGCTCACGCCTGGCCGTGACGGCGCGGCGCGGCAGCCTGAGCGCGCTCGTCCAGATCTCCGACTCGCGCGCGTTCGGAGAGGAGACGAACACGCTGGCCGACGCGACCGCCGACCGCATGGACGTGCCGCAGGCGTACCTGGCCTGGACGCCGCGCGACGAGCTCCGTTTCGTGATCGGCCGCCAGGAGCTGGCTTTCGCCGACCAGCGGCTCGTCGGGTCCGTGCAGTGGACGAACGTGAACCGCTCTTTCGACGGCGCCCGCCTCACGTTGCTCCACGCGGATTGGGTGATCGACGGCTTCGCGGCCGTGCTCGACGAACGCGCCGCGCTCATGGCCACGGGGCTCGATCCCAGGATCAACGGCGACTCGTCGGGCGACCGCTCCCTGTTCGGGCTCTGGGCTGCCAACGCCAGCGTGGACCTGTTCGCGCTGGCGGATCGAAACGCCACCAACGGGGCGACCCGGACGGACATCGATCGGGTCACGCTCGGCGCGCGAGGGCGTGAGCAGTTGGGCCCCGTGGCGGTCGAGGCGACCGCGGCGGCCCAATTCGGACATCAGACGCAGGGTGTCGCATCCCGCCAGGATATCGGCGCATACATGGTCACGGCCGCGGGCACCTACGGCTTCCGCGGACCGCTCGGTGGACGACTCGGCCTGCAGGTCGACTACCTGTCTGGAGACGACACTCCGCTGGACGGAACCTTCCGGGGCTTCAACACGCTCTACGCGACGAATCACAAATTCTACGGCTTCATGGACATGTTCCTGAACATGCGCGCTCATGTTGCCGACCTCGGCCTCGTGGACGGCGTCGTCCGCGGCGTGATCCGGCCGGCCGGCTGGACGGTCAAGGCGGACCTGCACCGATTCTGGCTCGCGCGCGCCTCGCCGGTCGGGGAGAGAGGGCTGGGCTACGAGCTCGACCTGACGGCGTCGGGGACCCTCGATCACGGACTGGGAGTCCAGGCCGGATACAGCCTGTTCGTGGCGTCCTCCGCCGGCGAGTCGGCACCTATCGGGCTTGGAGACGAAGTCTTGCACTGGGCGTACGTTCAACTGCTGGCACGCTTCTGAGCGCGCCGGTCTCCCCCTTACCGCACCAGCACCCGCCCGCGCATTCGCTCGAGAGTAGCGGGGCCGATCCCGCGTACCGCCAGCAGTTCCTCCAGGGAGCGAAACGGCCCGGCGCTGTCCCGGTGGGCGATGATGCGGCCGGCCAGGGCGGGCCCGATCCCGGGCAAGGTCTCCAGCTCCGCCGGTGCTGCCCGGTTCACGTCTACCGCGCGCGCTAATCCTCGGTCTGTGGCCGGCGGCCTGACGAATCCCAGGTCGATGAAGGGGCGGATTTTCTCCAGCGTGGCCGGACCCACGCCGCGCACCCGCAGCAGGTCGCCCGGGGTCGCGAACGGCGCGGTGTCCCGGGTGGCCACGATGCGGTCGGCCGTCTGCGGACCGATGCCCGGCAGACGATCCAGCTGGGCCGCCGTGGCGCGGTTGGGATCCAGCGTCTCCCCGTCGGCGAGCGGGCGCGAGCGGGCGCGGCCGTCCTCCAGCGCCTCCCCGCTTTCCGTCTCGAGCGCCTGGAGGTCCACGTCTTCGGCCAGGAGCGCCGCGTCGCCGGGTCCGGTCACCAGCCGAATGCCACCCGACAGGGTCAGCAGAAAAGCGATGAACGCCAGCGCCCGGGCCTCGTCGCGTGTCACCTCCCCTCCCTTCCACCGCGGTCGGCCTCCGCCGGGGCTCGGCGGCGACCACGGGAGGGGTCCCGCCTACCCGCCCGAGAGAATCAACTGGGTGAGCACCTCGCCCACCGCCTCCAGCCCCTCCGGAGACGTGTTCTCGAGCACGTCGCCCGTGGTATGCCAGTACGGGTAGTTGAAGTCGATGATGTCGATCGTCCGAAAACCCGCCTGGTTCAGCGGAATGTGATCGTCTTCTATGGACAGCCCGACGACCCGCGGGAAGTACCGCGCCATGCCGATCTCTTCGGCGGTCCGGTAAACCAGGTCAACGACCTCCGGCGCCAGGCTCTGAGACTGCCCCTCGATCGGGAAGGAGGGCGATTTGTCACCCACCATGTCGATCAGGATCCCGTACAGCGGCCGGTAGCCGGG
This is a stretch of genomic DNA from Gemmatimonadota bacterium. It encodes these proteins:
- a CDS encoding ComEA family DNA-binding protein, encoding MTRDEARALAFIAFLLTLSGGIRLVTGPGDAALLAEDVDLQALETESGEALEDGRARSRPLADGETLDPNRATAAQLDRLPGIGPQTADRIVATRDTAPFATPGDLLRVRGVGPATLEKIRPFIDLGFVRPPATDRGLARAVDVNRAAPAELETLPGIGPALAGRIIAHRDSAGPFRSLEELLAVRGIGPATLERMRGRVLVR
- a CDS encoding alginate export family protein, whose amino-acid sequence is MLTWGGGHGSTRLRSRVWRLGRSASRLVAVALVGFGLATQAAAQADSTEFKLSADVRVRSEMDARTSGAASDHATLLRSRLAVTARRGSLSALVQISDSRAFGEETNTLADATADRMDVPQAYLAWTPRDELRFVIGRQELAFADQRLVGSVQWTNVNRSFDGARLTLLHADWVIDGFAAVLDERAALMATGLDPRINGDSSGDRSLFGLWAANASVDLFALADRNATNGATRTDIDRVTLGARGREQLGPVAVEATAAAQFGHQTQGVASRQDIGAYMVTAAGTYGFRGPLGGRLGLQVDYLSGDDTPLDGTFRGFNTLYATNHKFYGFMDMFLNMRAHVADLGLVDGVVRGVIRPAGWTVKADLHRFWLARASPVGERGLGYELDLTASGTLDHGLGVQAGYSLFVASSAGESAPIGLGDEVLHWAYVQLLARF